One genomic window of Alphaproteobacteria bacterium includes the following:
- a CDS encoding UMP kinase, with amino-acid sequence MLKISGEALMGDEAFGLEQDAVGQIVQDLLAVYKMGIEVCLVVGGGNIFRGISGVEKGIDRATGDYMGMLSTVINALALQSELEKVGVDTRVISAISMSAICEPYVQRRAIRHLEKGRIVIFAAGTGNPFFSTDTAAALRASEMKCNVLMKGTKVDGVYSADPVKIKDATRYERLSYLEVLSKDLKVMDAAAVSLARENGIPIVVFSIRKQGALVDVVNGKGDFTIVSDE; translated from the coding sequence ATGCTTAAGATTTCGGGTGAAGCTCTTATGGGAGATGAGGCTTTTGGACTTGAGCAGGATGCTGTAGGGCAGATAGTCCAAGATTTGCTTGCTGTTTACAAAATGGGTATAGAAGTGTGCCTTGTCGTCGGCGGAGGGAATATTTTCAGAGGTATTTCCGGTGTTGAAAAGGGGATCGATCGTGCGACCGGGGATTACATGGGAATGTTATCTACCGTGATCAATGCGCTGGCACTTCAAAGCGAGTTAGAGAAGGTCGGGGTTGATACCCGTGTTATTTCTGCTATCAGCATGTCTGCTATTTGTGAGCCATATGTACAACGTCGTGCCATTCGTCACTTGGAAAAGGGGAGAATTGTCATCTTTGCGGCAGGAACTGGCAATCCCTTTTTCTCTACGGATACGGCAGCGGCTTTAAGAGCATCAGAGATGAAATGTAATGTCCTTATGAAGGGGACTAAAGTAGACGGTGTTTATAGTGCAGATCCTGTAAAAATAAAAGACGCCACTCGATATGAGCGCTTGTCCTACTTGGAGGTTTTATCCAAGGATCTTAAAGTTATGGACGCTGCGGCGGTGAGTCTTGCTAGAGAGAATGGAATCCCCATTGTTGTTTTTTCTATTCGGAAGCAAGGAGCCCTTGTGGACGTTGTTAACGGCAAGGGTGATTTTACGATTGTGTCAGACGAATGA
- the frr gene encoding ribosome recycling factor: protein MGATENIADLKRRMEKSVEALRKEFSGLRAGRASMSLLEPVSVEGYGSKLPIDQVGTIGIPESRLITVQVWDQTLVKNVEKAIRDAGLGLNPVAEGNLVRIPLPDLSEERRKELVKVAAKYSEQARISIRNVRRDGMDSLKRLEKEGELSEDELHRLSGEVQNLTDLHIKQVDESLHKKENEILQR, encoded by the coding sequence ATGGGTGCCACTGAAAATATAGCTGACTTGAAGAGACGTATGGAAAAGTCTGTAGAAGCGCTTCGAAAGGAATTTTCTGGCTTAAGGGCAGGACGTGCCTCCATGAGTCTTTTGGAGCCAGTCTCTGTAGAAGGTTATGGTTCTAAATTGCCCATTGATCAGGTTGGAACCATAGGAATCCCTGAAAGCAGATTAATAACGGTTCAAGTCTGGGATCAAACCCTCGTTAAGAATGTTGAGAAAGCTATTCGAGACGCAGGGCTAGGCCTTAACCCTGTGGCCGAGGGAAATCTTGTTCGCATTCCATTGCCTGATTTAAGCGAGGAACGTCGCAAAGAGTTGGTGAAAGTTGCCGCAAAATATTCAGAGCAGGCTCGCATTAGTATCCGCAATGTTAGGCGTGATGGAATGGATTCCCTAAAGCGCCTTGAAAAAGAAGGGGAACTCTCTGAAGATGAACTACACAGGTTGTCTGGAGAAGTGCAAAATTTGACGGATCTTCATATTAAACAAGTTGATGAGTCTCTTCATAAGAAAGAGAATGAAATTTTACAGCGCTAG
- the bamA gene encoding outer membrane protein assembly factor BamA — translation MKIKVSYRVIMGIMCSVIFSGSGVFSTLASAEAISQIVVEGNQRIEPETIASYMKLKRGDQYDEVRVEESLKSLYKTGLFTDVNIEQKGSVLVVKVLENPIINRIAFEGNQRVSDKILKAEVKLRPRMAFNRSKIQEEQQRLLHIYRLSGRFAATVEPKIIKLAENRVDLVFEINEGPQTTIRKIVFVGNKRFSDSRLESIIQTKESRWYRFFTSDDTYDPDRLAADQEILRRYYLKNGYADFRVKSAVAELSPNKEDFFITFTIDEGERYKFGKVGVNSKIPSLPSDDFTDALTMEEGDWYNSQELEKTIDNIMRIAGDQGYAFADPQPKVNRNKEEHTIDVTFDIEEGSKVFIGQIDIIGNTRTLDSVIRREFRLAEGDPFNQTKLLRSEQRIRNLGYFKKVSIYKEQGDAPDKVNIKVAVEEQSTGELNIAGGFSPQAGPLANFAIHERNLMGKGQRIGIDTVIAKRTKSVDLSFAEPYFLDRELEAGVNIYGRKDSFDRESSYEERTTGLTTWLKYHINEPLTQKLAYNINMDKISNLGDGTSEFIKEQPRRATTSAVSQTLAYDMRDFAIDPTSGYIVSLYNQFAGVGGTTRYSKNIVSGAYYIPLEEEVTLGLSAQSGIILGLGKTTRITDRFSLGGFLLRGFDFSGVGPRDRRGSQDALGGMKYYQSSAEVTFPIGLPNEFGIKGAAFVDAGSLWDAQKSNPNIFDDSSFRASTGLGLQWSSPFGPIRLDYGFPLKKRSLDKTRNLLFGFTSRF, via the coding sequence GTGAAAATTAAAGTCAGCTACCGGGTCATTATGGGTATAATGTGTTCTGTTATATTTTCAGGTTCGGGCGTGTTTTCCACTCTTGCATCTGCCGAAGCAATTTCGCAAATTGTTGTTGAAGGCAATCAAAGAATTGAACCAGAGACAATTGCTTCCTATATGAAGCTGAAAAGGGGAGATCAGTACGATGAGGTCCGTGTTGAAGAGTCTCTTAAGTCACTTTATAAAACAGGCCTATTTACGGATGTTAATATTGAGCAAAAAGGCAGTGTCTTGGTTGTTAAGGTGCTTGAAAACCCTATTATCAATCGCATTGCTTTTGAAGGAAACCAACGTGTTTCTGATAAAATATTGAAGGCGGAAGTGAAACTTCGGCCTCGCATGGCGTTTAACCGATCTAAAATTCAAGAAGAGCAACAACGCCTGTTACATATCTACCGACTTTCAGGTCGATTTGCGGCCACGGTTGAACCCAAAATTATAAAACTAGCTGAGAATAGAGTTGATCTAGTATTTGAAATAAATGAAGGTCCACAGACCACTATTCGTAAAATTGTATTCGTCGGAAACAAGAGATTTAGCGATAGCCGCCTAGAGTCTATCATTCAGACAAAAGAGTCGCGCTGGTATCGATTCTTTACATCAGATGATACCTACGACCCAGATCGTTTGGCGGCTGACCAAGAGATATTGCGCAGATATTATCTTAAAAATGGTTATGCTGATTTTAGAGTAAAGTCTGCTGTGGCTGAGCTAAGCCCCAACAAGGAAGACTTTTTTATTACCTTCACCATTGATGAAGGAGAGCGCTATAAGTTTGGGAAAGTTGGCGTGAATAGTAAAATTCCGTCCCTTCCGTCTGATGACTTTACCGATGCGCTTACCATGGAAGAGGGCGATTGGTATAATAGCCAGGAGCTTGAAAAAACGATTGATAATATTATGAGGATTGCTGGAGATCAGGGCTATGCCTTTGCGGATCCACAGCCGAAGGTCAATAGGAACAAGGAAGAGCACACCATCGATGTTACTTTTGATATTGAAGAAGGATCAAAGGTTTTCATTGGACAAATTGATATTATTGGAAACACGCGTACCTTAGATTCTGTTATTCGACGAGAGTTTAGGCTGGCTGAAGGGGATCCCTTTAATCAAACGAAACTGCTCAGGTCTGAACAGCGTATTCGAAACCTTGGCTATTTTAAGAAGGTTAGTATTTATAAAGAACAGGGCGATGCCCCTGACAAGGTGAATATCAAGGTTGCTGTTGAAGAACAGTCTACGGGTGAGCTAAACATTGCAGGTGGTTTCTCGCCTCAAGCAGGTCCCTTGGCGAACTTTGCGATTCATGAACGTAACCTGATGGGTAAAGGGCAACGTATTGGAATTGATACCGTTATTGCTAAGCGAACAAAGTCTGTCGACTTGAGCTTTGCAGAGCCCTACTTCTTGGATCGAGAGTTGGAAGCCGGTGTTAATATTTATGGCCGAAAGGACAGCTTTGATCGTGAGAGTTCTTATGAAGAAAGAACAACGGGTCTAACAACTTGGTTGAAATACCACATTAATGAGCCTCTTACGCAGAAGCTTGCCTATAATATCAACATGGACAAGATTTCCAATTTGGGCGACGGTACTTCCGAGTTCATTAAGGAACAGCCTCGTAGGGCAACGACATCTGCTGTATCTCAGACATTGGCCTATGACATGAGAGATTTTGCCATTGATCCGACCTCTGGCTATATTGTAAGCCTCTATAACCAATTTGCTGGTGTGGGTGGTACCACAAGATATTCCAAGAATATCGTGTCTGGTGCTTACTATATACCGCTTGAAGAAGAGGTTACCCTTGGTTTGAGCGCGCAGTCGGGTATCATATTAGGACTTGGTAAGACGACACGCATTACGGATCGTTTCTCTTTGGGTGGCTTTCTGTTGCGAGGTTTTGACTTTTCTGGTGTAGGCCCAAGGGATCGAAGGGGTTCACAAGATGCCCTTGGCGGTATGAAATATTACCAAAGTTCAGCCGAAGTTACTTTTCCTATTGGACTTCCTAATGAATTTGGTATAAAAGGAGCTGCATTCGTTGATGCGGGTAGTTTGTGGGACGCTCAAAAGTCCAACCCTAATATCTTTGATGATAGCTCATTCAGAGCATCAACAGGTCTAGGGTTACAGTGGTCGTCTCCATTTGGGCCAATAAGGCTTGATTATGGTTTCCCTCTCAAGAAGCGAAGCCTTGATAAAACGCGTAACTTGTTGTTTGGATTTACAAGTCGTTTTTAA
- a CDS encoding copper-translocating P-type ATPase encodes MSKPPIYTCPMHLEIQEEKPGDCPICGMPLEPIGIPLEDAPPQELVQMSLRFWISLNFSIPLLFLEMGGHFTDLIAQSAFLSRYAGWISFALATPVVLWAGASFFKKGYASFISLRLNMFSLISLGIGVAYFYSIFAILFPEFLPEAFKDHSGQVPLYFEAAGVITTLVLLGQVLEISAREKTHGAVRALLDLSPKMAIHILKNKSEESIPLDQVKAGYLLRVRAGEKVPVDGIVVEGKGVVDESMITGEPIPVGKSEGQHVTGATVNTSGTFIMKATGVGNESMLSQIISLVEQAQRSRAPIQGLVDRIAEYFVPIVMAISVLSFIIWVFFGPDPRFDHATLVAVSVLIIACPCALGLATPMSIMVSVGRGAHMGVLVKNAEALEVMEKIDTIVVDKTGTLTEGRPTLTTVIPIDNTKEKELIAYVGSLEQGSDHPIARAIVKYAKNKKIAFHSFSNFVDISGRGIKGIVQKKEVIIGNEAFLEESKIQGILPTETIHKLRNQGKTVLFCAIDKKFSGLLAISDPIKEGTREVVAKLTRAGIHVVMATGDNEITAKEVANQLGIKEFYASVLPADKTELISKLQGKGRIVAMAGDGINDAPALTQANVGLAMGTGTDVAIESASMTLLQGNLEGILNAYALSKGTIRNIRENLVFAFGYNSLCIPIAAGILYPFTGLLLTPMLASLAMSLSSVSIVLNALRLGRMKLKA; translated from the coding sequence ATGTCCAAGCCACCCATCTACACATGTCCCATGCACCTGGAAATCCAAGAAGAAAAACCGGGTGATTGTCCCATTTGTGGCATGCCACTAGAGCCTATAGGAATCCCCCTTGAGGATGCTCCTCCGCAGGAGCTCGTTCAAATGTCCCTCCGCTTTTGGATAAGCTTAAACTTTTCCATCCCACTTCTTTTCCTCGAGATGGGCGGACATTTTACAGATCTTATAGCTCAAAGTGCCTTTCTATCCAGATATGCTGGTTGGATCTCATTTGCCCTAGCAACTCCTGTGGTTCTATGGGCCGGCGCCTCTTTTTTCAAAAAAGGCTATGCGTCTTTTATCAGCTTGCGGCTCAATATGTTTAGTTTGATATCACTCGGCATTGGCGTTGCCTATTTCTATAGTATTTTTGCCATTTTATTCCCAGAATTTCTACCAGAGGCCTTTAAGGATCATAGTGGCCAAGTCCCCCTATACTTTGAGGCGGCAGGAGTCATCACGACTTTGGTCCTCCTGGGACAAGTCTTAGAAATTAGCGCGCGAGAAAAAACCCACGGCGCCGTTCGCGCCCTGCTAGATCTCTCTCCCAAAATGGCCATACATATTTTGAAAAATAAATCCGAGGAATCCATTCCTTTGGACCAAGTCAAAGCGGGTTACTTGCTCCGGGTTCGCGCCGGTGAAAAAGTACCAGTAGACGGCATCGTTGTTGAGGGAAAGGGCGTTGTCGATGAATCCATGATAACGGGAGAACCCATCCCCGTTGGCAAGTCTGAAGGCCAACACGTGACAGGCGCAACCGTCAATACCAGTGGCACCTTTATTATGAAGGCAACAGGAGTTGGCAATGAAAGCATGCTATCTCAAATTATTTCCCTGGTCGAACAGGCCCAAAGAAGTCGAGCCCCAATTCAAGGCCTAGTAGATAGAATTGCTGAATACTTTGTCCCCATTGTCATGGCCATCTCTGTTTTAAGTTTCATCATTTGGGTGTTTTTTGGCCCCGATCCAAGGTTTGACCATGCCACCTTGGTTGCAGTATCTGTCCTCATTATTGCATGCCCCTGCGCCCTTGGATTGGCAACACCCATGTCCATTATGGTTAGCGTTGGTCGCGGCGCACACATGGGAGTCTTGGTTAAAAATGCTGAGGCTTTAGAGGTCATGGAAAAAATAGATACTATCGTGGTCGATAAAACTGGCACCTTAACGGAGGGCCGCCCCACGCTAACCACTGTTATTCCTATCGACAATACGAAGGAAAAAGAACTCATTGCGTACGTTGGAAGCTTAGAGCAAGGCAGTGACCATCCTATCGCGCGGGCCATTGTAAAATACGCTAAGAACAAAAAGATCGCCTTCCATAGCTTCTCCAACTTCGTAGACATTTCTGGCCGTGGTATCAAAGGCATTGTCCAAAAAAAGGAAGTCATTATTGGAAATGAGGCGTTTCTTGAAGAATCAAAAATACAGGGTATCCTCCCCACAGAAACTATCCATAAACTTAGGAACCAAGGCAAGACCGTTTTATTCTGTGCCATAGACAAAAAGTTTTCCGGCCTTCTCGCCATCTCAGATCCCATCAAAGAAGGCACACGAGAAGTCGTGGCCAAGCTTACGAGAGCCGGCATTCACGTCGTCATGGCAACTGGTGATAATGAAATAACGGCCAAAGAAGTTGCCAATCAGCTGGGTATCAAAGAATTCTACGCAAGTGTTTTGCCCGCCGATAAGACAGAACTTATTTCGAAACTTCAAGGCAAAGGCCGCATAGTAGCCATGGCAGGCGATGGGATTAACGATGCCCCTGCCCTCACCCAAGCAAATGTGGGACTCGCCATGGGAACGGGGACTGATGTAGCCATTGAAAGTGCCAGCATGACCCTATTACAAGGAAACCTGGAAGGCATCCTGAATGCTTATGCCCTTAGTAAGGGCACCATTCGGAACATTCGAGAAAATCTAGTTTTTGCCTTTGGGTATAATTCTCTTTGCATTCCCATTGCGGCTGGCATTCTTTATCCCTTTACAGGGCTTCTTCTTACACCCATGCTGGCAAGCCTTGCCATGAGCCTAAGTTCTGTTTCCATTGTGTTGAATGCGCTGCGCCTTGGACGAATGAAGTTAAAAGCCTGA
- a CDS encoding elongation factor Ts — MTKPITAGMVRELREMTGAGMMDCKKALTETKGETEAAVDWLRKKGLSSAGKKSARVAADGLVGVLTNEKVGAIVEVNSETDFVARNDQFQGFVKEVTQLVLDNDVDVEKLKTLKVPSSGRTVQEEITHLIAVIGENMALRRVGRLEVKEGVVSSYMHNAIAPNLGKIGVLVALEAPAKTEELQAFAKSLSMHVAAAKPEYLSIEDISADALKRERTVLMEQAKASGQPDNIIEKIIEGRIRKFYEEVVLHEQVYVIDGKTKVNKLVKAHKGEPKIAGFFRYGLGEGIEKEATDFAEEVAAQANK, encoded by the coding sequence ATGACGAAACCCATTACGGCCGGAATGGTTAGAGAGCTCCGTGAAATGACAGGAGCCGGAATGATGGATTGTAAAAAGGCGCTTACCGAGACTAAAGGAGAGACAGAGGCAGCAGTTGACTGGCTCAGAAAAAAAGGACTCTCTTCAGCTGGTAAAAAGTCTGCACGTGTTGCCGCCGATGGGTTGGTGGGTGTCCTGACCAATGAAAAGGTTGGGGCTATTGTGGAAGTCAATTCAGAGACAGACTTTGTTGCCCGAAATGATCAATTCCAGGGATTTGTGAAAGAAGTTACACAGCTAGTGCTGGATAACGATGTTGATGTAGAGAAACTAAAGACTCTCAAAGTGCCTTCTTCTGGGCGGACCGTTCAAGAAGAGATTACCCATTTGATTGCAGTCATTGGAGAGAATATGGCTCTAAGGCGGGTTGGTCGTTTGGAAGTTAAAGAGGGTGTTGTTTCCTCTTACATGCATAATGCCATTGCTCCAAACCTTGGAAAAATTGGTGTGTTAGTGGCTCTAGAAGCGCCTGCTAAGACCGAAGAACTACAGGCTTTTGCCAAATCTCTTTCTATGCATGTTGCCGCGGCAAAACCGGAATATCTTTCTATAGAAGATATTTCTGCTGATGCTTTAAAGCGTGAGCGCACAGTTCTAATGGAGCAAGCAAAAGCCTCTGGGCAGCCCGACAACATTATTGAAAAGATAATTGAGGGTCGTATCCGCAAATTTTATGAAGAGGTGGTTCTTCATGAGCAAGTTTATGTTATAGATGGAAAGACGAAAGTAAATAAACTCGTAAAAGCTCACAAAGGAGAGCCCAAAATTGCCGGATTCTTCAGGTACGGACTTGGCGAAGGGATTGAAAAAGAAGCGACGGACTTTGCAGAAGAAGTTGCCGCTCAAGCAAATAAATAA
- the rseP gene encoding RIP metalloprotease RseP: MEILAGISGYVVPFLVILTILVFIHELGHYLVARHNGVYVEVFSVGFGPEIFGWTDKKKTRWRVSLIPFGGYVRMFGDQDEASTPDQKALKKMTAAEKSRSLHYKSVWQRIAVSAAGPLANYLLAIVLLTGLYATVGQRYISPKIGTVQEESAAEKAGLQVGDRILEIESTPITQFDDLQKIVSQSADKPLTVIIQRESEDMTIIVTPDLKEVTDVFGETQKVGIMGISPAGIEFVRRNPMYALWYSIKDTASFTGQTLEALGQMIVGKRSADGLAGPLRIAQLSGEVSKAGIPAMIWFMAILSISLGLINFFPVPMLDGGHLLFYFIEAARGKPVSEKVQEYAFRVGFFIIIGLMAFAMWNDIVHLKVFQYLWSWF, translated from the coding sequence ATGGAAATTCTGGCTGGTATTTCAGGATATGTAGTACCATTTTTGGTTATATTAACCATCTTAGTTTTTATTCACGAATTGGGTCATTATTTAGTTGCTCGTCATAATGGCGTTTATGTAGAAGTCTTTTCCGTTGGGTTTGGGCCAGAAATATTCGGATGGACGGATAAGAAAAAGACCCGTTGGCGTGTAAGCCTTATTCCTTTCGGGGGATATGTTCGAATGTTTGGGGATCAAGATGAAGCAAGTACCCCCGACCAGAAGGCTCTCAAAAAAATGACGGCGGCTGAAAAGTCTAGGTCTCTCCATTATAAATCTGTTTGGCAGCGTATTGCCGTTTCGGCAGCGGGTCCCCTTGCCAATTATTTGCTGGCAATCGTATTGTTAACGGGGCTTTATGCCACAGTAGGACAGAGGTACATATCTCCTAAAATTGGGACTGTTCAAGAAGAAAGCGCAGCAGAAAAAGCTGGATTACAGGTTGGGGATAGAATTCTGGAAATTGAGAGTACTCCTATTACACAGTTTGATGATTTGCAGAAAATAGTCTCACAAAGTGCGGATAAGCCACTAACCGTTATTATTCAGCGCGAATCGGAAGACATGACCATTATCGTTACACCCGATCTGAAAGAAGTTACTGATGTTTTTGGGGAAACTCAAAAAGTTGGAATAATGGGAATTTCACCAGCCGGTATTGAGTTTGTGCGCAGGAATCCCATGTACGCTTTATGGTATTCCATTAAAGATACAGCCTCATTTACGGGCCAGACCCTTGAGGCTCTTGGGCAAATGATTGTTGGAAAGAGAAGTGCCGATGGACTAGCGGGGCCTCTCAGAATTGCTCAGCTCTCTGGCGAAGTATCGAAGGCAGGCATTCCTGCAATGATATGGTTCATGGCTATTCTCTCTATAAGTTTGGGTTTAATTAACTTCTTTCCAGTCCCTATGTTAGACGGAGGCCACTTGCTTTTCTATTTCATTGAAGCTGCGAGAGGGAAGCCTGTCAGCGAAAAAGTTCAAGAATACGCGTTTCGAGTTGGTTTCTTTATCATAATCGGCTTGATGGCATTTGCCATGTGGAACGACATCGTACATTTAAAGGTTTTTCAATACCTATGGTCATGGTTTTAG
- the rpsB gene encoding 30S ribosomal protein S2 — MPIPEFSLRQLIESGVHFGHRPRRWNPKMAPYLFGVRNGIHIIDLEQTVPLLHEALKALHDVVSTGGRVLFVGTKRQAAEKIAETATRCGQYYVNHRWLGGMMTNWKTISLSIKRLKDMDKQIEDIEGLGLTKKEILKLERERSKLQLTLGGVAEMGGVPDMVFVVDTNRDSIAVDEAHSLNIPVIGVLDSNSNPDKITYPVPGNDDARRSINLYCNLLAETVLDGLQVHMASAGIDVGSAEDVSEIVQEEEALKLAEDVAKASPKDAKGAPEIQGTKETKNVVASQDSEKGVAKKKEEAIAKETLEKMTSTAKKAAAPEAAPAAKKATPSTAEKATAPKAALAAKKATPSTAKKAAAPKAEPAAKKATPSTVKKAAAPKAIPAAKKVTKAKAAPKEKAPVKVKA, encoded by the coding sequence ATGCCCATACCTGAATTTAGTTTGCGTCAGCTTATAGAGAGTGGTGTCCATTTTGGTCATCGACCACGCCGCTGGAATCCCAAAATGGCCCCTTATCTTTTTGGTGTCCGAAACGGTATTCACATCATTGATCTCGAGCAAACAGTTCCGCTGTTACACGAAGCCCTAAAAGCATTACACGATGTGGTTTCCACTGGTGGCCGTGTTCTTTTTGTTGGCACAAAAAGACAGGCTGCAGAGAAAATTGCTGAAACAGCTACACGCTGTGGTCAGTATTACGTGAACCACAGGTGGCTTGGTGGTATGATGACGAACTGGAAAACAATTTCCCTATCCATTAAGCGTCTCAAAGATATGGACAAACAAATTGAAGATATTGAGGGGCTTGGACTCACGAAAAAAGAGATTTTGAAGCTAGAACGTGAACGCAGTAAATTGCAGCTGACCCTTGGTGGTGTTGCAGAGATGGGTGGTGTTCCAGATATGGTTTTTGTCGTGGATACGAATAGAGATTCTATTGCGGTTGACGAAGCTCACAGCCTTAATATTCCTGTGATAGGAGTCTTAGATAGTAATTCAAATCCAGACAAGATTACCTATCCAGTTCCCGGAAATGATGATGCCCGTCGCTCCATCAATCTGTACTGCAACTTACTTGCGGAAACGGTGTTGGATGGATTGCAAGTGCACATGGCATCGGCCGGAATTGACGTGGGTTCTGCGGAAGATGTGTCAGAAATTGTCCAGGAAGAAGAGGCTCTTAAATTAGCAGAAGATGTCGCAAAAGCATCCCCTAAAGACGCGAAGGGGGCTCCTGAGATCCAAGGCACTAAGGAGACAAAGAATGTTGTTGCAAGCCAGGATTCAGAGAAGGGTGTAGCCAAAAAGAAAGAAGAAGCTATAGCAAAAGAAACCCTTGAGAAAATGACTTCAACGGCAAAGAAGGCTGCTGCACCTGAAGCTGCACCTGCTGCAAAGAAAGCCACGCCTTCAACGGCAGAGAAGGCTACTGCGCCTAAAGCTGCTCTTGCTGCAAAGAAGGCCACGCCTTCAACAGCAAAGAAGGCTGCTGCCCCTAAAGCTGAACCTGCTGCAAAGAAGGCCACGCCTTCAACGGTAAAGAAGGCTGCTGCCCCTAAAGCTATACCTGCTGCTAAGAAGGTGACGAAAGCAAAGGCTGCACCAAAAGAAAAGGCTCCTGTGAAAGTTAAGGCCTAG
- a CDS encoding isoprenyl transferase codes for MVSSSESAQSQTKVPASSSKKLEHIAVVMDGNQRWAVANNKSVSEGHRRGAETLKNVIRGAAELGVKYLTVYAFSTENWDRPDDEVSGLMEILQYHLLNSVDEINENGVRLKFIGDRSKLDPELLPLLDEALRQTKDNKTITLVIAFNYGGRSEIVRAVKKLAKEVLADKVSPEDVTEAFFEEYLDTRGIPDPDIFIRPAGEKRISNFLLWQSAYTEFIFTDVMWPDFSKEHLEKAIQEFGERNRRYGSR; via the coding sequence ATGGTTTCTTCTTCAGAGTCAGCACAATCACAGACAAAAGTACCCGCATCGTCTTCAAAAAAACTTGAACATATTGCAGTTGTTATGGATGGCAACCAGCGTTGGGCCGTTGCGAATAATAAGTCTGTCAGTGAAGGGCATAGACGTGGGGCTGAAACATTAAAAAATGTTATCAGAGGAGCAGCGGAGCTTGGCGTAAAGTATCTAACAGTCTACGCTTTTTCTACGGAAAACTGGGATCGTCCCGACGACGAAGTTTCGGGGCTAATGGAAATATTACAGTACCATTTGTTGAATAGTGTTGATGAAATAAACGAAAACGGTGTTCGACTAAAATTTATTGGAGACCGTTCAAAGCTGGATCCAGAATTGTTACCGCTTTTGGATGAAGCGCTACGTCAGACGAAGGACAACAAAACCATAACGCTTGTTATTGCCTTTAATTATGGCGGACGTAGTGAAATTGTAAGGGCTGTCAAGAAGTTGGCGAAAGAAGTTCTTGCAGATAAAGTTTCTCCAGAGGATGTAACTGAGGCTTTTTTCGAGGAATATCTGGATACCCGAGGCATACCAGATCCGGACATTTTCATTCGCCCTGCGGGGGAAAAGAGGATCAGCAATTTCCTTCTTTGGCAATCTGCGTATACTGAGTTTATATTTACAGATGTTATGTGGCCAGACTTTTCTAAAGAACATCTAGAAAAAGCTATTCAAGAATTTGGAGAGAGAAATCGTCGCTATGGATCTCGTTAA
- a CDS encoding phosphatidate cytidylyltransferase — MDLVKMFQGQVLQRIISAVVILLLAFIPMLYGPPLLDILLFVIVGLLSFEWVSLYAKDRVPFTLAIAIPTVLALMSSLYISYDFAPFVFLLALLYVFLILKGSIQQKVWTFFGLLYIGCPLIALIWILTSVPQGLVLLFWIVAIVTSNDAGAYFIGSYIKGPRLWPVISPNKTWSGLVGGLFIGGLVGVLIPLVFSSYFGGTLWQFLLFSMIVSLLSVGGDLLESRIKRIWKVKDSGTLIPGHGGLLDRLDAYLIVLPGIVIFNLLFSKLFPFFSFSFLR; from the coding sequence ATGGATCTCGTTAAGATGTTTCAAGGCCAAGTTTTGCAACGGATTATATCTGCTGTTGTCATTTTGTTGCTTGCTTTTATCCCCATGCTCTACGGCCCCCCCCTTTTAGATATTCTTCTTTTTGTGATTGTGGGATTATTAAGTTTCGAATGGGTATCTCTTTACGCAAAGGATAGGGTTCCTTTCACACTAGCTATTGCGATTCCAACCGTGCTGGCCCTTATGTCTTCTCTCTATATTAGTTATGATTTTGCGCCTTTTGTCTTTTTGTTGGCCCTTCTTTATGTATTTTTAATTCTAAAGGGGTCGATTCAGCAAAAAGTCTGGACATTCTTTGGACTTCTGTACATAGGCTGTCCCCTTATTGCCTTAATATGGATTCTTACTTCTGTGCCCCAGGGGCTTGTTTTATTGTTTTGGATCGTTGCGATAGTAACATCTAACGATGCGGGGGCTTACTTTATTGGCTCATATATAAAAGGGCCAAGGTTATGGCCTGTCATCAGTCCAAATAAGACGTGGAGTGGCCTTGTGGGAGGGCTTTTTATTGGAGGACTTGTGGGTGTTCTGATTCCACTTGTCTTCTCGTCTTATTTTGGGGGAACGTTGTGGCAATTTTTGCTTTTTTCAATGATTGTGAGTCTTTTGTCAGTGGGGGGAGATTTACTCGAATCACGGATCAAGAGAATTTGGAAGGTGAAAGATAGTGGGACTCTGATCCCAGGGCACGGCGGTTTATTGGATCGTTTGGACGCCTATTTAATAGTTCTTCCTGGGATTGTGATATTTAATTTGCTTTTTTCTAAACTTTTCCCTTTTTTTTCCTTTTCTTTTTTGCGATAA